The following are encoded in a window of Roseimaritima ulvae genomic DNA:
- a CDS encoding RNA polymerase sigma factor, with product MSVRLPETRASLILRLQDAADVAAWDEFAATYAPAVYRSARRQGLQAADADDLVQEVLSAVARSVTQWLAREDRGAFRAWLLRIARNTAIDFLTRRRHLPWAAGGDEAPDELHQVQADTDVSSQLDMEYRRQVFLKASEIVRGQVSETTWQAFHRTGVQLHSVAQVAEDLQISLGSVYIARSRVMKRLQQTVKTIEAPTSFSPSPKAPTNTSTINRGCPPPPSGRSHDKL from the coding sequence ATGTCCGTCCGTCTTCCCGAAACGCGAGCCAGTTTGATTCTGCGGTTGCAGGATGCGGCGGACGTGGCGGCCTGGGATGAATTCGCGGCTACCTACGCTCCGGCCGTGTATCGCTCGGCGCGGCGACAGGGCTTGCAGGCCGCCGATGCCGACGATCTGGTGCAAGAAGTTCTATCGGCCGTCGCTCGCTCGGTGACCCAGTGGCTGGCGAGGGAGGATCGCGGAGCGTTCCGAGCTTGGTTGCTGCGCATCGCTCGCAATACGGCCATCGACTTTCTGACGCGACGCAGGCATCTCCCCTGGGCGGCGGGCGGCGATGAGGCCCCAGATGAACTCCATCAAGTCCAAGCGGATACGGATGTGTCGAGTCAGCTGGACATGGAATATCGCCGCCAAGTTTTTCTGAAAGCGTCGGAAATCGTCCGCGGGCAAGTCAGCGAAACGACGTGGCAAGCGTTTCACCGAACCGGCGTCCAACTGCACAGCGTCGCACAAGTTGCTGAAGACTTGCAGATCAGTCTCGGCAGCGTGTACATCGCTAGAAGTCGGGTGATGAAACGCTTGCAACAAACTGTAAAAACAATCGAAGCCCCAACCTCGTTTAGTCCGTCGCCGAAAGCGCCGACGAATACGTCAACCATAAACCGGGGCTGTCCACCACCACCTTCAGGACGTTCTCATGACAAGCTGTGA
- a CDS encoding GxxExxY protein has protein sequence MPIDCPIEFPRLSTDEMRAIDYLVMGHAFANHKLLGCLCDECVYQPSWAKQLQDAGFCIDREVPVTLTFRDYMKPLFLDMVVDQRVIYEAKTVKELTKAHEAQLLNYLFLTNAARGKLVNFRSSSVESRFVNSSVDHSQRRQFCVDESKYLGPAEFRELVTDLVKDWGTGLDVSLYRQAIVHCLGGEDAVICKLAMQVDGHFVGRQRFCLMDESTAFHLTAFNGKLCEHQETQLRRLLAPSPLLTIVWANIGRSRLTFQNIQR, from the coding sequence ATGCCGATCGATTGTCCGATTGAGTTTCCTCGGTTGAGCACGGATGAAATGCGTGCGATCGACTATCTTGTGATGGGGCACGCTTTTGCAAATCACAAGCTTCTTGGCTGTCTTTGCGACGAATGTGTCTATCAGCCTAGTTGGGCAAAGCAACTTCAGGATGCTGGTTTTTGCATCGATAGAGAAGTGCCCGTGACGCTCACCTTCCGGGACTATATGAAACCGCTGTTTCTCGACATGGTTGTCGATCAGCGTGTGATCTACGAAGCCAAGACCGTAAAAGAATTGACGAAGGCCCATGAAGCACAGCTGTTGAACTACTTGTTCTTGACCAACGCTGCACGTGGGAAACTTGTCAACTTCCGGTCCTCGTCGGTCGAGTCGCGGTTTGTCAATTCAAGCGTTGATCATTCACAACGCAGACAGTTTTGTGTTGATGAATCCAAGTACCTCGGCCCCGCGGAATTTCGCGAGTTGGTAACCGATTTGGTAAAGGACTGGGGCACAGGGTTAGATGTATCGCTTTACCGACAAGCAATCGTTCATTGTCTGGGAGGCGAAGATGCGGTGATTTGTAAGCTTGCAATGCAAGTCGATGGACACTTCGTGGGACGTCAGCGTTTTTGTCTCATGGATGAAAGTACGGCTTTCCATCTGACAGCCTTCAATGGCAAGTTGTGTGAGCATCAAGAGACGCAGTTGCGACGCCTGCTTGCTCCAAGTCCGTTGTTGACGATCGTGTGGGCCAATATCGGACGATCTCGCCTAACATTCCAAAACATACAGCGATGA
- the pgsB gene encoding poly-gamma-glutamate synthase PgsB: MYGTFALAAGAAALTAAGCLESWLHRRNLQKIPIRIHVNGTRGKSSVTRLIAAGLRAGGIRTCAKTTGTVPRMIFPDGSEAPVFRPARANIIEQRRVVRAAAQLGADALVVECMALQPQLQSLCELKLVQSTHGVITNARADHLDVMGPDVVGVAQALAGTTPLRGTLYTAEQRTEPRRMLAAAAADRGSRMVSILDDAVADVTWEELGGFSHIEHPDNVALALRLCADLGVERRTALRGMWSATADPGVMRLFRMAEADQEMVFVNGFAANDPESTGHSWNTLVQRYENVERRIALFNCRNDRADRSLQLAEACVRWHPADHYVLSGTGTDVFAKHAIRCGLSPDRLTSAEAQSAGNIVQLLRGQSGRSSMVMGMGNIAGPGMDLLDYFQHAQQTRACAPNEMYLQGAA; the protein is encoded by the coding sequence ATGTACGGGACCTTCGCCTTGGCTGCAGGCGCAGCCGCGTTAACCGCTGCCGGATGTCTGGAATCCTGGCTGCATCGACGCAACCTACAAAAAATTCCCATCCGTATTCACGTTAATGGGACACGTGGCAAGTCCAGCGTCACGCGGTTGATCGCCGCGGGATTGAGAGCCGGGGGGATTCGCACCTGTGCCAAAACCACCGGCACCGTGCCCCGCATGATCTTCCCCGATGGCAGCGAAGCTCCCGTGTTTCGTCCGGCCCGAGCCAACATCATCGAGCAGCGCCGAGTGGTGCGAGCGGCTGCCCAACTGGGGGCCGACGCATTGGTCGTCGAATGCATGGCGTTGCAGCCCCAGTTGCAGTCGCTGTGTGAGCTAAAACTGGTGCAGTCGACGCACGGCGTGATCACCAACGCGCGGGCAGACCATCTGGACGTGATGGGACCGGATGTGGTCGGGGTGGCGCAAGCCCTGGCCGGAACGACGCCCTTGCGAGGCACCTTGTACACGGCCGAGCAGCGAACCGAACCGCGCCGCATGTTGGCCGCGGCCGCCGCGGACCGAGGGTCTCGGATGGTTTCGATTTTGGATGACGCGGTAGCGGACGTCACCTGGGAAGAACTGGGTGGGTTCTCGCATATCGAACACCCCGACAACGTGGCACTCGCGCTGCGTTTGTGCGCCGACCTAGGCGTCGAACGCCGCACAGCTTTGCGGGGCATGTGGTCCGCTACGGCCGATCCCGGTGTGATGCGGTTGTTCCGTATGGCCGAGGCCGACCAGGAAATGGTGTTCGTCAACGGCTTTGCCGCCAACGATCCGGAATCCACCGGACACAGCTGGAACACCTTGGTGCAGCGCTACGAAAACGTCGAGCGACGCATCGCGTTGTTCAATTGTCGCAACGATCGCGCGGATCGCTCCTTGCAGTTGGCCGAAGCCTGTGTGCGTTGGCATCCCGCGGATCATTACGTGTTGTCGGGAACCGGGACGGATGTGTTTGCCAAACACGCGATTCGCTGTGGCTTGTCGCCCGATCGGTTGACGTCGGCTGAAGCCCAATCGGCGGGCAACATCGTGCAGTTGCTGCGCGGTCAATCGGGCCGTTCATCGATGGTCATGGGGATGGGAAACATCGCCGGTCCAGGCATGGATCTGCTGGACTATTTTCAGCACGCTCAGCAAACGCGGGCGTGTGCTCCCAACGAAATGTACTTGCAAGGAGCAGCCTAA
- the pgsC gene encoding poly-gamma-glutamate biosynthesis protein PgsC has product MEATLIAIAIGLVVSLVVTEVLGLSVGGMIVPGYLAMSLHEPLAVVMTILAAVAAWGLVRLVSRWTVLYGRRRVVLTVLFGFTVGMAIRSLANVIGSQVVGGQAEMDATVMIGFIIPGLIALWFERQGFVETVSPMMSAAVLVRLILILCGLEALS; this is encoded by the coding sequence ATGGAAGCGACACTTATTGCGATTGCCATCGGCTTGGTGGTCAGCTTGGTGGTTACGGAAGTCTTGGGGCTGAGCGTCGGCGGGATGATCGTGCCCGGTTACCTGGCGATGTCGCTGCACGAACCGCTGGCGGTGGTGATGACCATCCTGGCCGCCGTGGCGGCGTGGGGACTGGTCCGGTTGGTCTCGCGTTGGACGGTTTTGTACGGCCGGCGGCGCGTGGTGCTGACGGTCTTGTTCGGGTTTACCGTGGGCATGGCGATTCGCTCGCTGGCCAATGTCATCGGCAGCCAAGTCGTGGGCGGCCAAGCGGAGATGGATGCGACGGTGATGATCGGGTTCATCATTCCGGGACTGATCGCCCTGTGGTTTGAGCGACAGGGGTTTGTGGAAACCGTATCGCCGATGATGTCGGCGGCGGTGTTGGTTCGCTTAATTCTTATCCTTTGTGGTTTGGAGGCGCTGTCATGA
- a CDS encoding bifunctional 4-hydroxy-2-oxoglutarate aldolase/2-dehydro-3-deoxy-phosphogluconate aldolase has protein sequence MSQIVEWLDAFKLVPVVALESHCSAEPLAEALVEGGLPCAEITLRTDEAIEGIRTLAQRDDFLVGAGTVHSVAQAQQVVDAGARFVVSPGLNPKTVQWCLDHHVPVFPGVSTPTDLEMALEFGLTVVKFFPAEAMGGVRMLRALSGPYGGVRFMPTGGIRQENLRQYLALPQVIACGGSWMVKSEWIQQGDFETITRLTSEGLELAGVPKRKRLP, from the coding sequence GTGTCACAGATTGTTGAGTGGTTGGACGCGTTTAAATTGGTTCCGGTGGTGGCCTTGGAGTCGCATTGTTCGGCGGAACCTTTGGCCGAGGCACTAGTCGAAGGCGGGCTGCCTTGCGCGGAGATTACGCTGCGGACCGACGAAGCGATTGAGGGAATTCGGACGCTCGCACAGCGAGATGATTTTTTGGTCGGTGCCGGTACCGTGCACAGCGTCGCGCAGGCTCAGCAGGTGGTCGATGCCGGTGCTCGCTTTGTCGTGTCGCCGGGGCTAAACCCCAAGACCGTCCAGTGGTGTCTCGATCACCACGTACCCGTGTTCCCCGGCGTCTCCACTCCCACCGACCTGGAAATGGCGCTCGAGTTCGGCTTGACGGTTGTAAAATTCTTCCCGGCCGAAGCGATGGGGGGCGTTCGCATGTTGCGGGCGCTCAGCGGGCCCTACGGCGGCGTCCGTTTCATGCCCACCGGCGGCATTAGGCAAGAGAATCTGCGACAGTATTTGGCACTGCCGCAGGTGATTGCCTGCGGAGGCAGTTGGATGGTGAAGTCCGAGTGGATTCAGCAGGGGGACTTTGAGACAATCACCCGGCTGACCAGCGAAGGATTGGAGCTGGCCGGGGTACCGAAAAGAAAACGGCTGCCGTGA
- the pgsW gene encoding poly-gamma-glutamate system protein — MNYQVLYWRPQRLSRRWLWCSLIVSLLGLALVQQWTSDAVARNADTLRQSAQKAADAMQHIGAQQIARGHRGLAAHDPQDSHLIGPSMSQVTTKMGALESKQTSVNANFAAIVTAWLIEAGVQPGDRIAIGASGSWPALNIAVYAAAETLQLRPTVVLSCGSSQYGANAPEMMWVDMERELFDAQLISFRATAVSLGGLHDRAAGMTDDSRALLLAAIGRNQVPLLATDSIHDSIIQRMELYERRGEGETYAAYINVGGGSASIGGSAGQQSFTAGLHTALPAGGAVPDCVASRMLERGVPILHVGDARGIADRYGLAIAPTEPPEVGMGSVYGGPRYRVWLVLAVMSLVWAMMVLTIAPRWWQSLWRRLPGSNDQKPTETGLPVNVQWMV; from the coding sequence ATGAATTACCAAGTGCTCTATTGGCGTCCCCAACGTTTGTCCCGCCGCTGGCTGTGGTGTTCGTTGATCGTCTCGCTGCTCGGTCTGGCATTGGTTCAACAGTGGACCAGTGACGCGGTGGCCAGGAATGCGGATACGCTCCGCCAGTCGGCGCAGAAAGCCGCCGATGCGATGCAGCATATTGGCGCTCAGCAAATTGCCCGCGGCCATCGCGGATTGGCGGCACATGATCCTCAGGACTCGCATTTGATTGGTCCCTCCATGTCACAGGTGACGACCAAAATGGGGGCCTTGGAATCCAAGCAAACCTCGGTCAACGCCAACTTCGCAGCCATCGTGACGGCTTGGTTGATCGAAGCCGGAGTTCAGCCCGGCGATCGGATTGCCATCGGCGCCAGTGGTTCCTGGCCGGCGCTGAACATTGCCGTGTACGCGGCGGCAGAGACGTTACAGTTGCGACCCACGGTGGTGTTGTCTTGTGGTTCCAGCCAGTACGGCGCGAATGCGCCGGAGATGATGTGGGTGGATATGGAACGCGAGCTATTCGATGCACAATTGATTTCGTTTCGCGCCACGGCGGTGTCGTTGGGTGGGCTGCACGACCGAGCGGCCGGGATGACCGATGATTCGCGGGCGCTGTTGTTGGCCGCCATCGGCAGGAACCAGGTGCCGCTATTGGCTACCGACTCGATCCATGATTCCATCATCCAGCGAATGGAACTGTATGAACGCCGCGGAGAGGGGGAAACCTATGCGGCGTACATCAACGTGGGCGGTGGTTCGGCATCGATTGGGGGCAGTGCAGGGCAGCAGAGTTTCACAGCCGGCCTGCATACCGCCTTGCCAGCTGGCGGCGCCGTGCCCGACTGCGTCGCGTCACGGATGCTCGAACGCGGCGTGCCGATCCTGCATGTCGGTGACGCTCGCGGCATCGCCGACCGCTATGGTTTGGCCATCGCGCCGACGGAACCTCCTGAGGTCGGCATGGGCAGCGTCTATGGAGGCCCCCGCTACCGCGTCTGGTTGGTGCTAGCCGTGATGAGTTTGGTGTGGGCGATGATGGTGCTGACCATTGCGCCGCGGTGGTGGCAGAGCCTCTGGCGGCGGTTGCCTGGCAGCAACGACCAAAAACCCACCGAGACCGGTTTGCCGGTCAACGTGCAATGGATGGTTTAA
- a CDS encoding DsrE family protein: protein MDFTWGPDSPKLSEHYDQFAAGGGKVLVCPHCAQSARVTDPGLKRNADIATLPMLGKMLIEADKVMNY, encoded by the coding sequence TTGGATTTTACTTGGGGCCCCGACTCGCCCAAGCTCAGTGAGCACTACGATCAGTTCGCAGCCGGTGGCGGCAAAGTCCTGGTGTGCCCTCACTGTGCCCAATCGGCTCGCGTTACCGACCCCGGTCTGAAACGCAACGCCGACATCGCCACGCTGCCGATGCTCGGCAAAATGTTGATCGAAGCCGATAAGGTAATGAACTATTAA
- a CDS encoding PSD1 and planctomycete cytochrome C domain-containing protein, with amino-acid sequence MLIGLFLSCFGTFATPQVLLADPVDEDFFETRIRPVLVAHCQECHGAKKQESGLRLDSREGWLSGGDSGAAIVPGEPDNSLVIQAVRHSDTNLEMPPDEPLTDTQIADLEAWVAGGAPDPRQPPATDAASQRMDLEAAQHFWAFQPVRSPPLPVLAAEDATAHPIDAFIARQRREHGVTAIAAADKRTLIRRATFDLTGLPPTPTQIADFLADDSPDAFSSLIDRLLNSPAYGQRWGRHWLDVARYADTAGDGADYPVREAGKYRDWVVDAFNADMPYDEFIREQIAGDILAQQGPPEKYASRVIATGFLAIGKRYGYKPSPAFQHLDFADAIDSIGRSLMGLSLGCARCHDHKFDPVSAADYYALYGILQSTEWAFPGGESQKRPSSFPPLVPPKEAALLKQQRASELAHLDAELVELKRQQAQLDHSWHAGGVDLALEQQANGKPPGKPWFAAGPNQVLADAQSPLTHVHPAGTRGVRLGSGKPGDGLRYVFEHSLPTPTDQSIHFTVDFRTLPEEAKPPATADGSRGGYRFFLSRGVAASIAVECSVTPTEFAIRNGNDWEVVRKLQPGQWYTLQLNLDPKARRYSGFVGTTEDLTHFDDKQLNPNWDGTIDTFICDGHGHVPGRTPARDVDNIGLQTSPFAAPGSEPVRTAAAVPGEAEKLAAVQQTIKTLTSKRQTLATTPPYEVAYGVSDGTPVDAPIQLRGEPTRPGKVVPRRFLEVLGGDAVPTATAGSGRLQLADWLSRRSNPLTARVFVNRVWQWHFGQGLVTTPSDFGARGAAPSHPELLDWLAAEFMDSGWSIKHLHRLMMTSQVYQLASDDDSDNLAIDPLNRWRWRYDRQPLDAESIRDALLSISGNLDHTVPDGHPFPPVNTWSFTIHRPFHAVYPSNHRSLYLMTQRNRRHPFLALFDGADPNQSVALRQPTTTPTQALFLMNSEFVHAQSQGFAARLLAAADTAPERVRLAYESTTGRVPTAQQTADALAFLDAYQQQLDQQQVADRPASLAAWAAYARVLMSSNAFLYVD; translated from the coding sequence GTGCTTATTGGCCTTTTTCTCAGTTGCTTCGGTACGTTTGCCACACCGCAGGTGTTGCTCGCCGATCCAGTCGACGAGGACTTCTTCGAAACGCGGATTCGGCCTGTGCTGGTAGCTCATTGCCAGGAATGCCATGGCGCTAAGAAACAGGAGTCCGGTCTGCGATTGGATTCTCGTGAAGGCTGGCTGTCCGGCGGCGACAGCGGGGCGGCGATCGTGCCCGGCGAGCCCGACAACAGCTTGGTCATTCAAGCGGTGCGGCACAGCGATACCAATCTAGAAATGCCGCCGGACGAACCGCTGACCGATACTCAGATCGCCGACCTCGAAGCTTGGGTCGCCGGCGGCGCTCCGGATCCTCGCCAACCGCCCGCCACCGACGCGGCGTCGCAGCGCATGGACCTCGAGGCGGCGCAACATTTCTGGGCCTTTCAACCCGTCCGCTCACCGCCGCTGCCGGTGCTGGCCGCTGAAGACGCGACGGCCCACCCGATCGATGCGTTCATCGCTCGCCAGCGCCGCGAACACGGTGTCACCGCCATCGCCGCCGCGGACAAGCGCACACTGATCCGCCGTGCAACGTTTGACTTAACCGGCCTGCCGCCGACGCCGACACAGATTGCAGACTTCTTAGCCGACGACTCCCCCGACGCATTTTCTTCCCTGATCGATCGCTTGCTGAATTCCCCAGCATACGGTCAGCGTTGGGGAAGGCATTGGTTGGACGTCGCTCGTTATGCGGACACCGCCGGCGATGGTGCGGATTACCCGGTACGCGAAGCCGGCAAGTATCGCGACTGGGTGGTCGACGCCTTCAACGCGGACATGCCTTACGACGAATTCATTCGCGAGCAGATCGCCGGCGATATCTTGGCCCAGCAAGGACCGCCGGAAAAATACGCCAGCCGAGTCATCGCGACGGGATTTTTGGCGATCGGCAAACGTTATGGATACAAACCCTCGCCAGCTTTCCAACACCTCGACTTCGCCGATGCCATCGATTCGATCGGACGCTCACTGATGGGCCTGTCACTCGGCTGCGCCCGCTGTCACGACCACAAGTTCGATCCGGTTTCCGCCGCCGACTATTACGCTTTGTACGGGATCCTGCAGAGCACCGAGTGGGCGTTCCCGGGCGGCGAATCCCAAAAGCGACCATCGTCATTCCCGCCGTTGGTGCCTCCGAAGGAAGCCGCTCTGCTGAAACAACAGCGAGCGAGCGAACTGGCTCACCTGGACGCCGAATTGGTTGAACTCAAACGCCAACAAGCCCAACTGGATCATTCCTGGCACGCTGGCGGTGTGGATCTGGCCCTGGAACAACAAGCGAACGGCAAGCCGCCCGGTAAACCCTGGTTCGCCGCCGGCCCCAATCAAGTTTTGGCCGACGCCCAAAGCCCCTTGACGCACGTGCATCCCGCCGGCACGCGGGGCGTGCGTTTGGGCAGTGGCAAACCCGGCGATGGCTTGCGGTACGTGTTCGAACATTCCTTGCCCACCCCGACCGACCAGTCGATCCATTTCACGGTCGACTTTCGCACCTTGCCAGAAGAAGCCAAGCCGCCAGCGACCGCAGATGGTTCCCGCGGCGGCTATCGTTTTTTCCTCAGCCGTGGCGTGGCGGCATCGATCGCCGTCGAGTGCAGCGTGACGCCCACCGAATTTGCCATCCGCAACGGCAACGATTGGGAGGTTGTTCGCAAGCTGCAGCCCGGTCAGTGGTACACGTTGCAGTTGAACCTCGACCCGAAGGCACGTCGTTACTCCGGATTTGTCGGCACGACAGAGGACCTCACGCACTTCGACGACAAACAGCTGAACCCCAACTGGGACGGCACGATCGACACATTTATCTGCGACGGACACGGGCATGTCCCCGGCCGGACGCCGGCTCGCGACGTGGATAACATCGGACTGCAAACATCCCCCTTTGCCGCCCCCGGCAGCGAGCCGGTACGGACCGCCGCTGCTGTTCCCGGCGAAGCGGAAAAGTTGGCTGCGGTGCAACAAACCATCAAAACGCTGACATCTAAGCGGCAAACGCTGGCCACGACGCCTCCTTACGAAGTCGCTTACGGGGTCAGCGATGGTACGCCGGTCGATGCCCCGATTCAACTGCGCGGTGAACCCACACGTCCCGGCAAAGTTGTTCCGCGACGTTTCTTGGAAGTCCTCGGTGGCGATGCCGTCCCCACAGCGACAGCGGGCAGTGGCCGCTTGCAGTTGGCCGATTGGCTCTCGCGACGTTCCAACCCGCTGACCGCGCGGGTGTTCGTCAACCGCGTCTGGCAATGGCACTTCGGTCAAGGCCTGGTGACCACGCCCAGTGACTTCGGGGCTCGAGGCGCCGCGCCCAGCCACCCGGAACTGCTGGATTGGTTGGCTGCCGAGTTCATGGATTCCGGCTGGTCGATCAAACACTTGCATCGCCTGATGATGACTTCGCAAGTCTATCAACTGGCCAGCGATGACGATTCTGACAACCTGGCGATCGATCCGCTGAACCGCTGGCGTTGGCGTTACGATCGCCAACCGCTGGACGCCGAATCGATTCGCGATGCCCTGCTGTCGATCAGCGGAAACCTGGATCACACCGTGCCCGACGGCCATCCCTTCCCTCCGGTCAACACCTGGAGTTTTACGATTCACCGCCCATTCCACGCGGTCTATCCATCAAATCATCGCAGTTTGTATCTGATGACCCAGCGGAATCGACGCCACCCATTCCTGGCGTTGTTTGACGGGGCCGATCCGAATCAGAGCGTCGCCCTGCGGCAACCGACGACCACGCCCACCCAAGCATTGTTCTTGATGAATTCGGAGTTTGTCCACGCGCAGTCACAGGGTTTTGCCGCACGTTTGCTGGCGGCCGCCGACACCGCGCCGGAACGAGTACGCTTGGCTTATGAATCGACCACAGGGCGAGTCCCCACCGCGCAGCAAACCGCCGACGCCCTGGCCTTCTTGGACGCCTATCAACAGCAACTTGACCAACAACAAGTCGCCGACCGACCGGCTTCCCTGGCGGCCTGGGCAGCCTACGCCCGCGTCCTGATGAGCAGCAACGCTTTCCTGTATGTCGACTGA
- a CDS encoding DUF1501 domain-containing protein gives MQPRDTPSHPRQPGGSTTRRDFLHRASGGFGALALAGLWQAEAAAADNPLAARPGHFPAKADRVIFLYSTGGVSHVDTFDRKPRLVTDHGKSVTATRWLNKTGQFKRYLIQPRWGFKQYGRDSGTWVSDLFPHLGSVIDDVCVLNAMHCDSDGHDKATLAAHTGSAQFARPSAGAWVSYGLGTVNQNLPAFMVLAPAAPYAGAQTWGSDFLPACHQGTHVVPGKHPLPNLQPRVASSDLQQMELEMLNQINRQHFSKRAADQTLDARIRSYETAFGMQREAPEAFDLSNETAETLKLYGLQGGETSGFGWQCLVARRLAERGVRFLELIDVGSSRNWDSHGNMADHQRLAKAIDQPIAGLLTDLKQRGMLERTLVVWTTEFGRTPFHKDPKHAGREHHKHCFSSWMAGGGVKGGMVHGVSDEHGIMAAEDTTHTHDLHATILHLLGIDHERLTYRHAGRDFRLTDVHGNVIQKILA, from the coding sequence ATGCAACCGCGAGACACACCTTCGCACCCGAGGCAACCCGGCGGCTCGACCACGCGTCGCGACTTTCTACATCGTGCCTCGGGCGGTTTTGGAGCCTTAGCGTTGGCGGGATTGTGGCAGGCGGAAGCGGCCGCGGCAGACAACCCATTGGCGGCTCGGCCCGGTCACTTTCCGGCCAAAGCGGACCGCGTGATTTTTTTGTATTCCACGGGCGGTGTTTCGCATGTCGATACCTTCGACCGCAAACCTCGGCTGGTCACCGACCACGGCAAATCCGTCACCGCTACGCGTTGGCTGAATAAAACGGGGCAGTTCAAACGCTATTTGATTCAGCCGCGTTGGGGATTTAAACAATACGGGCGAGACAGCGGCACCTGGGTCAGCGACCTGTTTCCTCATTTGGGTTCGGTCATCGACGACGTCTGTGTTTTAAATGCGATGCACTGCGATAGCGATGGGCACGACAAAGCCACGCTGGCGGCGCACACCGGATCGGCTCAGTTCGCCCGCCCCAGCGCCGGGGCATGGGTCAGCTATGGCCTGGGAACGGTCAACCAAAATCTGCCCGCCTTCATGGTGCTGGCGCCCGCCGCTCCCTATGCGGGAGCGCAAACCTGGGGCAGCGATTTTTTACCCGCCTGCCATCAGGGCACGCATGTGGTCCCCGGCAAACATCCCTTACCCAACCTGCAGCCGCGCGTTGCCAGTTCCGACCTACAACAGATGGAACTGGAAATGTTGAATCAAATCAATCGTCAGCATTTCAGCAAACGAGCCGCGGACCAGACGCTGGACGCCCGCATCCGCTCCTACGAGACCGCTTTTGGGATGCAGCGTGAGGCGCCCGAAGCGTTCGACCTTTCAAACGAAACGGCCGAGACTTTAAAGCTTTATGGCCTGCAAGGCGGCGAGACCTCGGGCTTTGGCTGGCAGTGCTTGGTCGCTCGTCGACTGGCTGAACGAGGCGTACGCTTCCTGGAATTGATCGATGTCGGGTCGAGCAGAAACTGGGACTCTCACGGCAACATGGCCGACCACCAACGTTTGGCTAAAGCGATCGACCAACCGATTGCCGGTCTGCTGACCGATCTAAAACAACGAGGTATGCTGGAACGGACGCTGGTCGTGTGGACGACGGAATTCGGACGCACTCCGTTTCACAAGGATCCCAAGCACGCCGGTCGCGAACATCACAAACACTGTTTCTCCTCTTGGATGGCGGGCGGCGGCGTCAAGGGCGGCATGGTGCACGGCGTCTCGGACGAACACGGCATCATGGCTGCCGAAGACACCACCCACACGCATGACTTACACGCCACCATCCTGCACCTGCTGGGCATCGATCACGAGCGGCTAACGTACCGCCACGCCGGTCGCGACTTTCGCCTGACCGACGTGCACGGAAACGTCATCCAAAAAATCCTGGCCTAA